The following proteins are encoded in a genomic region of Bacteroidota bacterium:
- a CDS encoding cation-translocating P-type ATPase has protein sequence MSDTKTTFSGLNSAQVIEAREKFGANSEASYEENGMLEAIKKLLKEPMILLLLAAALIYFISGKAGDAIFLLSAICIVSILALYQDSRSRNALLKLKNFTQANCKVIRNGETIEIRSEELVVGDYLIIEEGALISADAKIIQSNDFSVNESLLTGESIAVFKDKDAENSLVYKGTSVESGLAIVVVTAIGTQTELGKIGKSLEDIEVEKTPLELQINNFVKKMVIAGAIVFCIVWGINFFRSHLVLDSLLKALTLAMSVLPEEIPMALTTYMAIGGWRLMKMGIVVKQMKTVETLGSATVICTDKTGTLTENKMTLAKVFCLDSAKVKKADDALSTDEIRLIETAMWASEPIPFDAMEVALHKAYSNLKSNDERPNYHLIHEYPLSGKPPMMTHIFENNSGKRIIAAKGAAETIVTLCKLSEKELQTIKEANETIAHDGYRVLAVAESNFEGNQFPATQQEFEFIFKGLVSFYDPPKKNITEVIQHFYTAGIDVKIITGDSADTTLAIANQVGFKNLNNILSGENLMKLSEQELQQKVLTTSIFYRTFPEAKLKIINALKASGQIVAMTGDGINDGPALKAAHIGIAMGNRGTELAKQAASLLLVEDDLARMVDAIAMGRKIYTNLKKAFQYIISIHIPIILIVFIPLALGWIYPSIFSPVHIIFLELIMGPTCSIIFENEPIEPNAMMQKPRKFSISFFNVRELIISILQGLAITAALLYSYQFAVAKGLDESLTRTMVFVVLVSANLFLTLANRSFYYSIFTTIRYKNSLVPLIAFISITLTALLIYVKPLATFFEFKPLDSHTLLVSFLIGFVSVIWIELYKFFVRLRSVKK, from the coding sequence ATGTCCGATACTAAAACTACTTTCTCCGGTTTAAACTCAGCACAAGTGATTGAGGCGCGAGAAAAGTTTGGTGCAAATTCAGAAGCTTCCTATGAAGAAAATGGGATGCTTGAAGCAATAAAAAAGTTGCTCAAAGAACCCATGATTTTGCTGCTTTTAGCTGCAGCTCTTATTTATTTTATTAGCGGCAAAGCTGGCGATGCAATTTTTTTACTTTCGGCCATTTGCATAGTTTCTATATTGGCCCTATACCAAGATTCAAGAAGCAGAAACGCGTTGCTCAAGTTGAAAAATTTTACTCAAGCCAATTGTAAGGTTATTCGAAATGGCGAAACAATTGAAATACGTAGCGAAGAATTAGTGGTGGGCGATTATTTAATTATTGAAGAAGGTGCCTTGATTTCGGCAGATGCAAAAATTATTCAGTCAAACGACTTTTCGGTAAATGAATCCTTACTTACCGGCGAATCAATAGCTGTATTTAAAGACAAGGATGCTGAAAATTCTCTAGTGTACAAAGGCACTTCCGTTGAAAGTGGTTTGGCTATTGTCGTAGTTACTGCAATTGGAACACAAACCGAATTAGGAAAAATTGGTAAATCACTCGAAGATATTGAAGTTGAAAAAACGCCTCTAGAACTTCAAATAAACAACTTCGTGAAAAAAATGGTAATCGCCGGAGCAATTGTTTTTTGTATTGTTTGGGGCATTAATTTTTTTCGTTCACACCTTGTACTCGATAGCTTATTAAAAGCACTCACACTTGCCATGAGCGTATTGCCTGAAGAAATTCCTATGGCACTTACTACCTACATGGCAATTGGTGGCTGGCGTTTAATGAAAATGGGTATTGTGGTTAAGCAAATGAAAACTGTTGAAACACTTGGAAGCGCAACTGTAATTTGCACCGATAAAACAGGTACACTTACTGAAAACAAAATGACACTCGCCAAAGTGTTTTGTTTGGATTCAGCAAAAGTTAAAAAAGCTGATGATGCACTTAGTACTGACGAAATACGGTTAATTGAAACCGCCATGTGGGCTAGCGAGCCCATTCCTTTTGATGCGATGGAAGTGGCTTTACACAAAGCTTATTCTAATTTAAAGTCAAACGATGAACGACCAAACTATCACCTGATTCACGAGTATCCCTTAAGCGGTAAACCTCCAATGATGACACATATTTTTGAGAATAACTCAGGAAAGCGCATCATTGCGGCTAAGGGGGCAGCAGAAACAATTGTTACTTTATGTAAACTATCTGAAAAGGAATTGCAAACTATTAAGGAAGCAAACGAAACAATTGCTCATGATGGCTATCGTGTATTGGCAGTTGCTGAATCAAACTTTGAAGGGAATCAATTTCCAGCTACTCAACAGGAATTCGAATTTATTTTCAAGGGATTGGTTTCATTTTATGATCCTCCCAAAAAAAATATAACTGAGGTAATTCAACACTTTTACACTGCAGGTATTGATGTTAAAATAATTACCGGCGATAGTGCTGATACAACCCTAGCTATTGCTAATCAAGTTGGATTTAAAAATTTGAATAACATATTAAGCGGTGAAAATTTGATGAAACTTTCAGAGCAGGAATTGCAGCAAAAAGTGTTGACTACTTCCATATTCTACCGTACGTTTCCTGAAGCTAAACTAAAAATAATTAATGCCTTAAAAGCGAGCGGACAAATTGTTGCCATGACCGGTGATGGCATTAACGATGGTCCCGCATTGAAAGCTGCACACATTGGAATTGCTATGGGAAACAGAGGAACCGAATTGGCCAAACAAGCCGCATCCTTGCTCTTAGTTGAAGATGATTTAGCACGGATGGTGGATGCAATAGCCATGGGACGAAAAATATACACGAATCTTAAAAAGGCTTTTCAATACATCATTTCTATTCATATTCCAATTATACTTATTGTGTTTATTCCACTTGCATTGGGTTGGATTTATCCGTCAATTTTTTCTCCTGTGCACATTATATTTCTAGAATTAATTATGGGGCCTACCTGCTCAATTATTTTTGAAAATGAACCAATTGAACCGAATGCAATGATGCAGAAGCCTCGAAAATTCTCGATTAGTTTTTTTAATGTAAGAGAACTTATTATCAGCATCCTGCAAGGCCTTGCTATAACTGCTGCTTTACTATATAGTTACCAATTTGCGGTTGCCAAAGGGCTCGATGAGTCGTTAACTCGAACTATGGTTTTTGTAGTTTTAGTTTCTGCCAATTTGTTTTTAACGCTTGCCAATCGTTCCTTTTACTATTCAATTTTTACTACCATACGCTATAAAAATTCACTGGTTCCGCTTATTGCATTCATTTCAATAACACTCACCGCTTTGTTGATTTATGTGAAACCACTCGCTACTTTTTTTGAATTTAAACCACTCGATAGCCATACTTTGCTAGTAAGTTTTTTGATAGGATTTGTTTCTGTTATTTGGATTGAATTGTATAAGTTTTTCGTTAGACTAAGGTCGGTAAAGAAATAA
- the pckA gene encoding phosphoenolpyruvate carboxykinase (ATP), which produces MNEYGLKAKDASLASIGLKNVSAAYWNLTPAELVEETIVLGQGVLADSGALAVDTGEFTGRSPRDKFVVCDEKTENSVWWGDINIKFDADKFDRLFHRISAYLTEREVYVRDAYACADPAHRLNIRVVTEFPWSNLFANNLFLRPTKEEILNFSPEWTIICAPDFKAVPEIDGTRQHNFAVLNFTKKMILIGGTGYTGEIKKGIFSVLNYVLPHEKNVLSMHCSANIGKDGDTAIFFGLSGTGKTTLSADPNRKLIGDDEHGWADNSVFNFEGGCYAKCVDLKKEKEPEIFNAIKFGSLLENIEFYEGTTTVDFTNISKTENTRVAYPIDYIDNAVSPSVGAAPKNIFFLTCDAFGVLPPISKLTNSQAMFYFISGYTAKVAGTEIGITEPTLTFSACFGKAFLPLHPTKYAELLGKKLKDSKVNVWMINTGWVGGAYGVGERIKLSYTRSIITAALNGELDKAKFDTLPVFNLAMPTAINGVPAELLNPRNAWKDKDAYDAKANNLAASFVKNFAQYASNASEEIMAASPKVAQSA; this is translated from the coding sequence ATGAACGAATACGGATTAAAAGCAAAGGATGCTTCCTTGGCTTCAATTGGATTGAAGAATGTATCGGCAGCTTATTGGAATTTAACTCCAGCCGAATTAGTAGAAGAAACGATTGTATTGGGCCAGGGAGTATTGGCCGATAGTGGTGCACTTGCAGTTGATACAGGTGAATTTACAGGCCGTTCGCCGCGCGATAAGTTTGTTGTATGCGACGAAAAAACCGAGAATAGCGTTTGGTGGGGCGATATCAACATTAAATTTGATGCTGATAAATTCGATCGCTTGTTTCACCGCATCAGTGCTTACTTAACCGAGCGAGAAGTATATGTGCGCGATGCTTATGCTTGTGCCGATCCGGCGCACCGTTTAAATATTCGTGTAGTTACCGAGTTTCCTTGGTCAAATTTATTTGCCAATAACTTATTCTTACGTCCTACTAAGGAAGAAATATTGAACTTTAGTCCGGAGTGGACCATTATCTGTGCTCCCGATTTTAAAGCAGTTCCTGAAATTGATGGTACCCGTCAACACAATTTTGCGGTATTAAATTTTACTAAAAAAATGATTTTAATCGGTGGTACCGGATATACCGGAGAAATTAAAAAGGGAATTTTCTCTGTGTTGAACTATGTGTTACCACACGAAAAAAATGTATTGAGCATGCACTGCTCTGCCAATATTGGTAAAGATGGCGATACTGCTATTTTCTTCGGACTATCAGGTACAGGTAAAACTACTTTATCTGCCGACCCAAATCGTAAATTAATTGGTGATGATGAACATGGTTGGGCCGATAATTCAGTATTTAATTTTGAAGGCGGTTGTTATGCTAAATGTGTGGATTTGAAGAAAGAAAAAGAACCGGAAATTTTTAATGCAATTAAGTTTGGTTCCTTACTTGAAAACATTGAGTTTTATGAAGGAACTACAACTGTAGATTTCACGAACATTTCGAAAACCGAAAATACTCGTGTTGCTTATCCTATCGATTATATTGATAATGCTGTTTCTCCTTCAGTAGGGGCAGCTCCTAAAAATATTTTCTTCTTAACCTGTGATGCGTTTGGTGTATTACCTCCAATTAGTAAATTAACCAATAGCCAGGCGATGTTCTATTTTATTAGTGGATATACAGCGAAAGTTGCAGGTACCGAAATTGGTATAACTGAGCCTACACTTACTTTCTCAGCTTGTTTTGGAAAAGCATTTTTACCTTTGCATCCAACCAAATACGCTGAATTGTTAGGCAAAAAATTAAAAGATAGCAAAGTAAATGTTTGGATGATTAATACCGGATGGGTAGGCGGAGCTTACGGGGTAGGAGAGCGAATTAAATTATCATACACCCGTTCTATTATTACTGCAGCCTTAAATGGTGAATTAGACAAAGCCAAATTTGATACTTTACCGGTGTTTAATTTAGCAATGCCAACTGCAATTAATGGAGTTCCGGCTGAATTGTTAAATCCTCGTAATGCATGGAAAGACAAAGATGCTTACGATGCAAAAGCAAATAATTTAGCAGCATCGTTTGTGAAAAACTTTGCACAATATGCCAGCAACGCCAGCGAAGAAATTATGGCTGCTTCACCCAAAGTTGCTCAAAGTGCTTAA
- the sucC gene encoding ADP-forming succinate--CoA ligase subunit beta: MNIHEYQGKAILKSFGVAIQEGLVADTPEQAVEAAKELQKQTGTGWWVVKAQIHAGGRGKGKVNETGSNGVVLAKNLDEVKEKSKNILGGTLVTIQTGPAGKKVNKVLIAQDVYYPGESATKEFYMSVLLNRQTGRNIIMYSTEGGMNIEDVAHNTPHLIFKEEIDPKVGLQAFQTRKIAFNLGLEGEAFKQMTKFVSALYKAYDSTDSAMFEINPVLKTSDNKIIAVDSKVNLDENALYRHADYAALRDITEEDPTEVEAGEHNLNYVKLDGNVGCMVNGAGLAMATMDIIKLSGGEPANFLDVGGTANAERVEQAFRIILKDPNVKAILVNIFGGIVRCDRVAQGIVDAYKNMGSINVPIIVRLQGTNAEEAKTIIDKSGLKVYSAIQLQEAADLVKKVLS; the protein is encoded by the coding sequence ATGAACATACACGAATATCAGGGTAAAGCAATTTTAAAAAGTTTTGGAGTGGCCATTCAAGAAGGCCTTGTAGCCGATACTCCGGAGCAAGCGGTTGAAGCTGCAAAAGAATTACAAAAGCAAACCGGAACAGGTTGGTGGGTGGTAAAAGCTCAAATTCATGCAGGTGGAAGAGGTAAAGGAAAGGTAAATGAAACCGGAAGTAATGGTGTTGTGCTTGCCAAGAATTTGGATGAAGTAAAAGAAAAGTCAAAAAATATTTTGGGTGGTACCTTGGTTACTATTCAAACCGGACCAGCTGGTAAAAAAGTTAATAAAGTTTTAATTGCACAGGATGTTTATTATCCAGGCGAAAGTGCTACCAAGGAATTTTACATGAGTGTTTTATTAAACCGTCAAACCGGTCGAAACATTATTATGTATAGTACCGAAGGAGGTATGAATATTGAAGATGTTGCCCACAATACTCCGCACCTTATTTTTAAAGAAGAAATTGATCCTAAAGTTGGATTACAAGCCTTTCAAACCCGCAAAATTGCTTTCAATTTAGGTCTCGAAGGTGAAGCATTTAAGCAAATGACAAAATTTGTAAGTGCTCTATACAAAGCTTACGATTCAACGGATTCGGCTATGTTTGAAATTAATCCGGTGTTAAAAACCTCCGATAATAAAATTATAGCAGTTGATTCAAAAGTAAATTTGGATGAAAATGCCCTTTATCGTCATGCGGATTATGCTGCTTTGCGCGATATTACTGAAGAAGATCCAACCGAAGTTGAAGCAGGTGAACACAATTTGAATTACGTTAAATTAGACGGAAATGTAGGATGTATGGTAAATGGAGCCGGTTTAGCAATGGCTACCATGGACATTATTAAACTTAGTGGTGGAGAACCTGCAAATTTTCTGGATGTTGGTGGTACGGCTAATGCAGAGCGTGTTGAACAAGCGTTCCGCATAATCTTAAAAGACCCAAATGTAAAAGCAATATTGGTTAATATTTTTGGTGGTATTGTGCGCTGCGACCGTGTTGCTCAAGGAATAGTTGATGCCTACAAAAACATGGGTTCAATAAATGTTCCCATCATAGTTCGTTTACAAGGAACCAATGCTGAAGAAGCAAAAACTATAATTGATAAATCAGGATTAAAAGTTTATTCTGCAATTCAGTTGCAAGAAGCTGCCGACTTAGTTAAAAAAGTACTTAGTTAA
- a CDS encoding carbohydrate binding family 9 domain-containing protein: MRFVLFLIALLSSSFLVMAQDTLPELAATRTNNSPKIDGIISDSCWKNLPIATNFTVSEPVYGSKPSAVTKVKVLYDNRAIYICAKLYDLHPDSISHELGKRDDNVNADFFSVTLDTYNNRQDAFVFGVYASGVQKDYKINDLFYDAVWESAAQLNDSGWTVELKIPYSAIRFPSETIQHWGLNFGREVYRTKELQEWALIPRNISNKLLKCGSLTGIENIKTPVRLSFTPYLSGLLAQSPYFKNDGSLESYGLSYSYGAGADIKYGINDRFTFDLTLLPDFNQVQSDNKIKNLTPFEVKYDENRFFFKESADLFTKGSIFYSRRIGKTPGAYFSIEDSLRPGETIEKNPSTVGLINAAKVSGRTDKGLGIGIINAVTRNEYATLRDSLGNERKILTEPLANYNMLVFDQQFKNNSSFYISNANTIRNGKYDDSNVSAAGLVLTNKKNNYEITARGGLSQRFILIEDSLPTKTTSFGYKYHYGIEKVSGNFVFLAERNVISDTYFPGDLGIQSNFDFVNNGVLVGYIFYVPKGIYRTWSNKLKVDYSYSYRTNKNTESYYNFVSEMLLKNLWTINFESGFTPNKNANYFESRIDRQVYIMPREYYSHLQIMTNNRKRFVLTGGFVYGNYYGAPVNNPQFESDAIVYFRQSNKLSFSYTFRHVLHKNNLGFSKLDDAGNPLFGSRERTTISNLFNTRYTFKLNMSIDLKVRHYWDKAVYKKHYHLNENGSLSYIKDDTNYTNFNYNVFNIDLVYTWIFAPGSNLSIVYKNNIENESGYIYNNYGTNLMNTVGAPQTNSISLKLLYYIDYLYFVKK, encoded by the coding sequence ATGCGCTTTGTACTTTTTTTAATTGCTCTTCTTTCTTCGTCATTTTTGGTGATGGCACAGGATACACTTCCGGAATTAGCAGCAACCAGAACTAACAACAGTCCTAAAATTGATGGTATTATTTCGGACTCCTGCTGGAAAAATTTACCCATTGCTACTAATTTTACAGTTAGTGAACCGGTATATGGCTCAAAACCTTCTGCTGTTACTAAGGTAAAAGTACTGTATGACAACCGTGCAATTTACATTTGTGCGAAATTATATGATTTGCATCCAGATAGTATTTCACATGAGTTGGGAAAAAGAGACGATAATGTAAATGCAGATTTTTTTAGTGTTACACTTGACACTTACAACAACCGCCAAGATGCCTTTGTTTTTGGTGTATATGCATCGGGTGTGCAAAAAGATTATAAGATTAATGATTTGTTTTACGATGCTGTTTGGGAAAGTGCAGCTCAACTTAATGATAGTGGTTGGACAGTTGAACTAAAAATACCTTACAGTGCTATTCGCTTTCCCAGTGAAACTATACAACATTGGGGATTAAATTTTGGACGCGAGGTATACCGCACTAAAGAACTACAAGAATGGGCACTAATACCCAGAAATATTTCGAACAAGTTATTAAAATGTGGCTCTCTTACTGGAATTGAAAATATAAAAACACCGGTACGCTTATCCTTTACTCCCTACTTATCTGGACTTCTTGCACAATCTCCTTATTTTAAAAACGATGGTAGCCTCGAAAGTTATGGATTAAGTTATTCCTATGGAGCCGGTGCTGATATAAAATATGGAATCAACGATCGATTTACTTTTGACCTAACCTTATTGCCCGATTTTAATCAGGTTCAGAGTGATAATAAAATTAAAAACTTAACACCTTTCGAAGTAAAGTACGACGAGAATCGTTTCTTTTTTAAGGAAAGTGCTGATTTATTTACGAAGGGAAGTATTTTTTATTCACGACGTATAGGTAAAACCCCCGGTGCTTATTTTAGTATTGAAGATTCCTTAAGGCCAGGTGAAACGATTGAAAAAAACCCAAGCACGGTGGGTTTGATAAATGCAGCAAAAGTTTCGGGACGCACCGATAAAGGACTAGGTATTGGAATAATCAATGCAGTGACGCGAAACGAATATGCCACTTTGCGCGATTCGCTGGGCAATGAACGAAAAATTCTTACTGAGCCATTAGCCAATTACAACATGTTGGTATTTGATCAGCAGTTTAAAAATAATTCATCCTTTTATATTTCGAATGCAAATACTATTCGCAATGGTAAATACGACGATAGTAATGTTAGTGCGGCGGGACTTGTATTAACCAACAAAAAAAACAATTATGAAATAACAGCAAGAGGCGGATTAAGCCAGCGCTTTATTCTTATCGAAGATTCTTTACCAACAAAAACTACTTCGTTTGGTTATAAATATCATTACGGTATTGAAAAAGTAAGCGGCAATTTTGTGTTTCTTGCCGAACGCAATGTTATCAGCGATACTTATTTTCCGGGTGATTTAGGTATACAGTCGAATTTTGATTTTGTGAATAATGGTGTTCTGGTAGGATACATTTTTTATGTTCCAAAAGGAATTTACCGTACTTGGTCGAACAAGCTAAAGGTGGATTATTCCTACAGTTATAGAACAAATAAAAACACCGAATCATACTATAATTTTGTTTCAGAAATGTTGTTGAAAAATTTATGGACTATTAATTTTGAAAGTGGATTTACACCAAATAAAAATGCCAATTATTTCGAAAGTCGTATCGATAGACAGGTTTACATTATGCCACGTGAATATTATAGTCACTTGCAAATTATGACCAATAACCGTAAGCGATTTGTGCTCACCGGAGGTTTTGTGTATGGCAATTATTATGGGGCACCGGTGAATAATCCACAATTTGAAAGCGATGCAATTGTATATTTCAGACAAAGCAACAAGTTATCCTTTTCGTATACCTTCAGGCATGTATTGCATAAAAACAATTTGGGTTTTAGTAAGTTAGATGATGCAGGAAATCCACTGTTTGGAAGCCGCGAACGAACAACGATTAGTAATTTATTTAACACCCGCTACACATTTAAATTAAATATGAGCATCGATTTAAAAGTTCGACATTACTGGGATAAGGCTGTGTACAAGAAACATTATCATTTAAACGAAAATGGTTCCTTGAGTTATATTAAGGACGATACCAACTATACTAACTTTAATTACAACGTATTTAATATTGATTTGGTGTATACTTGGATATTTGCTCCAGGAAGTAATTTAAGTATTGTATATAAAAATAACATAGAAAATGAAAGTGGCTACATCTATAATAATTATGGAACAAACCTTATGAATACAGTTGGTGCACCACAAACAAATTCAATTTCCTTAAAGTTGTTGTATTATATCGATTACCTTTACTTCGTAAAAAAATAG
- a CDS encoding ABC transporter ATP-binding protein: protein MIKAHSIHKSYSSLHVLKGVDLHILPGEIVSIVGASGAGKSTLLHILGTLDNADSGSLEIDGVNVGALKERKLAAFRNQHIGFVFQFHHLLPEFTALENVCIPAFISNKSKQESEQRAMELLSYLGLEKRASHKPSELSGGEQQRVAVARALMNSPKVIFADEPSGNLDSASANELHELFFELRNKFNQTFVLVTHNTELANKADRKLTMKDGLIVG, encoded by the coding sequence ATGATAAAAGCACATTCTATTCATAAATCATATTCCTCCTTACATGTTTTAAAAGGTGTTGACCTGCATATTTTGCCCGGCGAAATTGTATCAATTGTTGGTGCATCTGGTGCAGGGAAGTCAACTCTTTTGCATATTTTGGGCACTCTCGACAATGCCGATAGCGGAAGTTTAGAAATTGACGGAGTTAATGTTGGTGCTTTAAAAGAACGAAAACTGGCTGCCTTTAGAAACCAACACATTGGATTTGTGTTTCAGTTTCATCATTTATTGCCGGAGTTTACTGCCTTGGAAAATGTGTGTATTCCTGCCTTTATTTCTAATAAATCAAAACAGGAATCGGAACAGCGAGCAATGGAATTATTAAGTTATTTGGGCCTTGAAAAGCGAGCTTCACATAAACCGTCTGAATTATCAGGTGGTGAACAACAGCGGGTAGCAGTGGCTAGAGCATTAATGAATTCGCCCAAAGTAATTTTTGCAGATGAGCCATCCGGTAACTTAGATTCAGCTTCTGCAAATGAACTACATGAATTATTTTTTGAGTTGCGTAACAAATTCAATCAAACATTTGTATTGGTTACTCATAATACTGAATTGGCGAATAAAGCAGATAGAAAATTAACCATGAAAGATGGGCTTATAGTTGGGTAA
- a CDS encoding M20/M25/M40 family metallo-hydrolase, giving the protein MKLLKEMCAIHAPSGNEVAMTEFLISYIKKHKKNWKVQPKILHGKGFQDCIVLVFGKPRTAVFAHIDSIGFTVRYGKELIKIGGPRTENGWKLVGEDSKGKIECTLKVSDDKLSYSYKRDIDRGTMLTFKPEWREDKNFVQCCYMDNRLGVWNALQLAETLENGIIAFSCWEETGGGSVEYLAKLIYEKYKVAQAIISDITWVTPGVPHGDGCVISLRDSGLPRRSYVNRIIAIAKKSKLTYQLEVEGTGGSDGNVLQRSAYPFDWCFVGAPEDFVHTPNEKVHKKDIQSMVNLYKALLKSL; this is encoded by the coding sequence ATGAAACTACTTAAAGAGATGTGTGCTATTCATGCTCCTTCGGGCAATGAAGTTGCAATGACTGAATTTCTTATTTCCTATATTAAAAAGCACAAGAAAAACTGGAAAGTGCAGCCCAAAATTCTACATGGCAAAGGATTTCAGGATTGCATTGTTCTGGTTTTTGGTAAACCACGTACAGCTGTTTTTGCACATATTGACTCAATTGGATTTACTGTTCGTTATGGAAAAGAGCTTATAAAAATTGGTGGTCCAAGAACCGAAAACGGATGGAAACTAGTGGGTGAAGACAGCAAAGGAAAAATTGAATGCACATTGAAAGTGAGTGATGATAAACTTAGCTATAGCTATAAAAGAGATATTGACCGAGGCACCATGCTTACATTTAAACCTGAATGGAGGGAAGATAAAAATTTTGTACAGTGTTGTTACATGGACAATAGACTTGGAGTTTGGAATGCTTTACAACTTGCCGAAACACTCGAAAACGGAATCATTGCATTTTCGTGTTGGGAAGAAACCGGAGGAGGAAGTGTTGAATACCTTGCCAAATTGATTTATGAAAAATACAAAGTTGCACAAGCAATTATTTCTGACATTACATGGGTTACACCGGGAGTACCACACGGAGATGGTTGTGTAATATCGTTGCGTGATTCGGGTTTACCACGACGCAGTTATGTAAATCGCATTATTGCGATTGCAAAAAAATCGAAGCTAACTTATCAACTCGAAGTGGAAGGTACCGGAGGTAGTGATGGTAATGTGTTGCAACGATCGGCCTACCCTTTTGATTGGTGTTTTGTAGGTGCGCCTGAAGATTTTGTGCATACTCCTAATGAAAAGGTGCATAAAAAAGACATACAATCAATGGTGAATCTTTATAAAGCCTTACTAAAATCTTTGTAA
- a CDS encoding T9SS type A sorting domain-containing protein yields MKRNLFLILLLGVNFYTHLTHAQVWQQIADFQGTERDDGVSFTIGNYTYCGSGLKTGWSLGRDFYRFSPLSEQWDSIAPLPFGNERQYATAFSYNGAGYVCGGTGLGVFSDCWQYIAQSNTWQQKSSRPGNGFSGAASFVISNKAYIIGGSNGTITSNEVWMYDMDNDSWTSKNNFPLVSSWRATATAANGKGYLLFGKDSTNTYNSSLYEYDPILDVWNILSNFPGKGRVYSSMLALGNYLMVFGGIDSLQHYSNDLWYFSLADSTWHQQISLPAQGRKGGLCFSNATTLYYTCGIDSTDTRLKQTWKIANPIGFQELVTNINVKVYPNLCSNEFVIEWKGTSEFEWKLLNSFNVVVSSNRSNASITKINVQELPSGIYFLQIANKAGSSMQKIIVE; encoded by the coding sequence ATGAAACGTAATTTATTTTTGATTTTGCTTTTGGGTGTTAATTTTTATACTCATTTGACACACGCACAAGTATGGCAACAAATTGCTGATTTTCAAGGAACAGAGCGCGACGATGGCGTTAGTTTTACAATAGGAAATTATACGTATTGTGGCAGTGGCTTAAAAACAGGTTGGTCACTGGGTCGCGATTTTTATCGTTTTTCACCACTTAGCGAACAATGGGATTCAATTGCACCGTTGCCTTTTGGGAACGAACGTCAATATGCCACAGCCTTTAGCTATAACGGCGCAGGTTATGTATGTGGTGGAACCGGTTTGGGAGTTTTTTCAGATTGTTGGCAATACATAGCACAAAGCAATACCTGGCAACAAAAATCAAGTCGTCCCGGAAATGGTTTTTCTGGCGCAGCATCATTTGTTATTAGCAACAAGGCTTATATTATTGGAGGATCAAATGGAACTATTACAAGCAATGAAGTGTGGATGTACGACATGGATAACGATAGTTGGACAAGTAAAAATAACTTTCCACTTGTAAGTAGTTGGCGAGCTACAGCTACTGCTGCAAATGGTAAAGGTTATTTGCTTTTTGGTAAGGATAGTACAAATACCTATAATTCATCGCTGTATGAATATGATCCAATTTTAGATGTGTGGAATATCCTTTCAAATTTTCCGGGTAAGGGCAGAGTTTATAGCTCAATGCTAGCTTTAGGAAATTATTTAATGGTGTTTGGTGGAATAGATTCTTTACAACATTATTCAAACGATTTATGGTATTTTAGTTTAGCGGATTCAACCTGGCACCAACAAATTTCATTGCCGGCGCAAGGTCGAAAAGGAGGCTTGTGTTTTAGCAATGCTACAACCTTATATTATACTTGTGGTATTGATTCAACAGACACACGTTTAAAGCAAACTTGGAAAATAGCAAATCCAATAGGCTTTCAAGAACTTGTTACAAATATAAATGTAAAGGTGTATCCTAATTTGTGCAGCAATGAGTTTGTAATCGAATGGAAAGGCACCAGTGAATTCGAATGGAAATTACTCAACTCTTTTAATGTTGTAGTTAGCTCTAATCGCAGTAATGCAAGCATCACAAAAATAAATGTGCAGGAACTTCCTTCAGGAATTTATTTTTTACAAATAGCAAATAAGGCCGGAAGCTCAATGCAAAAAATTATTGTTGAATAG